A segment of the Corylus avellana chromosome ca2, CavTom2PMs-1.0 genome:
ACGATTACTCATTGCGTCTTTGATGTCGATcgagaagatgacgaagaaaCGGAATAATTTTCACTAGTTTTGTTTTGGTCTTAAATCTGCAGGTACTGCTATACTATTCCTGACAGCTATCCATTGGCTTCAGCTGCCCCTTTCCTTTGTGCTGGAATTACTGTTTATGCTCCTATGATGCGCCATAAGATGAATCAAGCTGGAAAATCTCTTGGAGTGATTGGGCTTGGTGGTCTAGGTCACATGGCAGTGAAGTTTGGgaaagcttttgggttgaatgtAACAGTTTTTAGCACAAGCATATCCAAGAAAGAGGAAGCTCTGAGTCTTCTTGGTGCAGACAAATTTGTGATTTCATCTGACCAAGAGGAGATGGCGGTAAAACACACAAGTCTTGTGTCTTGTGTCTTCTTGGGAGCACATTTGCAATACTAAAGTTGatgatggtatttttttttttttttttttttttgcaggccCTAGTTAAGTCACTTGACTTTATAATTGACACAGCATCTGGTCAACACCCACTTGATCTATACATATCAATCTTAAAGACTACTGGTGTTCTGGTCGTGGTGTGTGCACCGGGTGAACTCAAGTTCAACCCTATGGGCCTTTATTCAGGTAAGGACAAACTTTTTCACCAAATTGAATCGAAGGAAATCCTTCTGACTCGGTTTGTCAACAATGCACATGAAAATCACACTCTAAGGAGATATGTCAGTTTATCTTCAACTtagttgaaggaaaactttgacAGCTATTTCCAACTCCATAGGTTTTTGAAACTTTCAGCCTATTGAACTAACTCCATGCATTGGCCTCTTGGCAGAAATGAGAACCATTACTGGAAGTGGAGTTGGAGGTACGAAAGACATACAAGAAATGTTAAATTTCTGTGCTGTTCACAAAATATATCCTCAAATCGAAGTAGTTCCCATTCAATATGCAAATGAAGCTCTTGAGAGGCTACTAAAGAATGATGTCAAGTACCGGTTCGTGATTGACATTGAAAACTCCCTGAAATGACACCATGAAGAACAAGAGGCATTCAAGTTTAATGTAAAAGCATGAAAGTTTTGATCTTCTACGTAAAGCAGGCGTTGGAATGATTTGGAACAAGCGAGTGGGTTTTATCTACTTTCTCTATTGGTGATGaaagtgttttttatttgatgcaactttcttttctaattgTACTGGGGTTTTTGTTGGGTTGCCCCACccatcttttgtgttttttatttgatgttctCTTTTCCTTCCCCTTTTCCTTTGTATTTgcgaagaaaagaaagaaataatgggGACAAGTGGTAAGGTTTCCTCATTAACAGAACACACAATTTGCTTAGCATAATTGTTAGTAAATATGTGAACTTTTGGAAATTTGCTTTGCCGATCCTTTCAATGAAATTTGATTACAACAAGAAAATTGAAGGAGGAGAAACCTGAGTAAGATGAAGGATCATCTATTCTTCCAAAAACCAACTAACTCGTATAGTCTGTTGAGAGAATTGGTATGTTATTGAGGATGCAGAGACTGAAGGTGTACATCGTGTGGTAACATTAATTCCTAAAAGACACTTCCATGTTTATGAGATCAAATAATGTTGGAAACCAGTCGAGTCCTTTTCCACCCGACATACCAATTCACATTCATACAACAATCAGTGGATAAAGTAAAATGAGAACTTAATGATTAAGATAGTGGTAGTCAATTTAAGAGACAAAATTTGCCACAACTTAATGAATTCGACacgaactcaacacaaaattagcggaTTAGGTCAATGTTGAATAGcctaacctatttaattaaatgaatcaggCTAAAATTGACCTCTATAATCTTTTATTCACACCTCAACACGATTCGAACTCGATACATGATATTTAGGGCTAACTTTTTGATACGACCTATGAACCTCAAACTCAACACAATATTAATGAGTTAGAGTTAAAGGGTTTAAATCCTATAATTAAAATGTCCGAATTAAGATTAACATATATAGTCATGCATCGACACAACCTAAACCCGACACGCGAGTACAAATTGCCCCATTTGAATCAATCTGCCAATTTCTAGATGACTGGGAAGGGGGATTGAAATTTAGGTCAGTTGGGTTTAGCCTGCGAACAAACAGTGGAATGGTCCTAACCAATTCCCATTAATGTAGAATCCCTTAGGTTCCCATTCACTTGGAATTTCCTTGAGAACATCCGTGGCTGCAAAGCTTAAGGTGACAAAATATGGGACTCAATCTGGCATCCTAGTTTcgaaattaacacaaaatagcTATAAACAATACGTCTTCATAAAATGCATGAGGTAGCAACTAGATAGCCAGAACAAGTCCCATCTGTAATCAGATCCTTTTCAAGTTAAAAATTTCCGATAGGGCAAAATGCTGTTTGTATATATTAAGAAAAGTTAATGATGCTTAAGCATCCCCTCGAGCCTGACATAATCTTTCAACAGCATTTGGTAGTGCTGTTACATCATTAGCATATTGTGCAGCATCCTAGAAATGCTGCAATGGAAGCTAGACAAGTCCACTCATTTAGCATTTCTAGTCCAAATCAAGCTCATATATTTAGAATTTAGTCAAACATAGACAATCAAATAAACGATCAATTATACTAGAGGAAGAATCCATAATCTGGTTTTACAACGTTAAACACAAACAGCAACATGTGCCAATAAGTCctgaaattcatataaaaaaaaaatacagaaatgCAATTCATATCTCAGCGGCAGCAGGTTGGGTCATTCCCAACTTCACTAACAACTTGCTTAGGGACTCTGGTGGGCATACCTGGTACTTCACTTTTCCAGAAGGCAAGACGAAGACTTCAGCCAATTCTAGCTTATCTGAAGTAAGACTGGTGCTGTCCATTGTCTTACTGAGCACTTTCAGTGCAAGCTCAACTGCTTCTTCTCTTGTGATTTCATCCTTGTAATCCTGCTTAAGCATCGACTGTGCTGCCTGGTTGTTTGCCCCAATCGCTGCAGCCTTCCAACCACCATAGTTTCCACTTGGGTCACTCATGTAAAGCTGGAAACCAAAATTTTTGTCCCAACctgcaaaaagaaatgaaacacCAAATGGACGGAGCCCACCAAACTGTGTGTAACCTTGCTTGGTGTCACAGAGAGATTGGACAAGCTGCTCAACAGGCATCGGCTCTTGGTAAGCAAAAGTATAACGCTGGGCTTGGACTCTAGCCGTGTTGATAAGGATGTTGGCATCTGACATTATTCCAGCAACAGCACACGCTACATGGTCATCAATCTTATACATCTTTTCAGTTGATGTTGAGGTTTGAAGGAGCTTGGAAGTGACCTTCTTTTCACCAACCAAGACAACTCCATCCTTGGATAAAATCCCTATTGCAGTTCCAGCATTTCCAATGGCCTCCATTGCATATTCAACTTGGTAGAGACGACCTTCTGGAGAGAATATCGTTGTGCGGCTATCATACCTTCGAGACATTTTATATCACACTGAAACAAAGAGAGAATTAGTCAAAAGAGAACAATGTTGCAAACTTGCAATGAAAAGAACAATAAATCTTAAGAATGGTACAAGGAATAAAAAAGTGAGCATGTACAGAGTGGAGTCCCTATCTTAAACTTGGAAAATCCaatgtcaataaaataatatcagTCACTACAAtgatgctttcttgttttgtatGTAAGCACAAACCATCCATCATGTAGCTAGTAAAACTGTGTGATCCCACAATCTCAAAAGCTGTATTTTTTTGCACTTACGTTGTTAAAATGATTCAATAAATTAACCTTCTTAACACAAAAAGGAAGCACAAAGAGATAACACATAGAAATTAGGAATTTTAAGCTGTTATTACTCTCCACATGTGAATCAGTGACAGTTGAAGCATCAGTGCATGTAGACTAAAATTTTTGGTGTTATAAGTGTTGACTACCCAAGTAACTATTGCGTACCAAAAGATAAGTACAGAACAATCATGCTGTTGGTCAGTTAACTTGAGTGGTTTTGTAATAAAATAGTCATCATTTATGCTATAAAATTTCTCAAGGTGTTAAtataaatccaagaaaagatGTAAAGTTACTTGGAAATATCCTTGCATATATTAACAACCTACTCAAACAAGTCTAAAAAGAAGTATAAACCAACATTATACCGTTAATTGATACAAATTTGCAATGCTTTATTAATTCCATCGGGCATGTTCAACCTCTCAAGGTCGTTCAGTATGGTATCTATGTCCCATATGACTATATCTGATCAATTTCATTGATCTTCAAATAAGTCCCACATAGTCGATTTTGTACACTTAATAGCACAAATCAAATTTAAGCCAAaagatctaaaaaataaataaataaaaatccggAGTCAAAGCTTCCTGTCTACAACTCAATTGGAAATGGCAGCAAAAGGATGTATTCCAAGGAGAAAAGCCCAGCCAAAATAACCACAACTATTAAGGTTGAAAAATCATACGTGTATTATTTTTAGCTATAGGAAGACAGTGGAGGAACCAAATAGAACCATTCAGATTTTAGGTTTAGATGGTTTCGAATTAATTTTCTCTTCATTGAAAGCACTAGGGTGCAAATACATGGGGGCTTGGGGTgtttctccaaaatttttaaaaaatgcccttaaattttttttttctaaaaaaaatagaatatgcccctcaattttttgttttttttttttgtttattacttTTGCCCCCCAAACTATAAATGATAGTTCCGCCCATGCAGAGCAATCATAGTCCAAATTGGCCCAACGGTGTTTGGTTTCCGGTTCTGAGTTTCTGGGCATGTTTCTTTCAGACCAAAAGGGACATGACTTACTATTGTGTATGGAAGTTGGGTTCATCACATACTCGATCGGTTCAAAGAACTATTTTTGAGTAAAATTAGTGAACCTTGGAGAAATGAAGAGAGATGAAGTGGGTTTTCTGTATTTATCTGTGGGGATGGGAGAGGGGTACAGTCTGCCattagagaaagagatagaTGTTGGGGCTCAACCGAACATAGTTGTGATTTTTCCACCATTTTGAGGAAATCCAGAAAATTAAGATAACCAAACTCTAAGATGTATAGGAATTGAAAAGCCCAGCAAAAGGATTATATACAGATCATCATCGTGTGTTGATCAATTAGTTTACCTGCTTTTCTAAAGAATCTGACTCTCTCTTGAATCCTATTAAGGTTGAACTTCCACACCCAAAAGCAAAGCACACCCATTTACATACACAGGATGATTCAGCCATAACGATAAGGAAACaggaaaaagagaacaagaaCAAAGCACCCACTGAGAGAGCAAAgctgaaaagaagaagaagaagaagaagaaagacatTACCTTGGAGGAGAAGCTATCGCGAAGCGAAGAGTAGAAGAACTGTCTATTTGGGGATCGTGGGGAGGGGTCTTTGCTTTTAATAAAACCGTATTGCGCCTATCTTTATAATTTCAGCCTAAAAAGATTTATAAACCCAACAACGTTAAAGTAGCCCACAAGGTATTAAATTGTGGATCCGGTGGGATCTTCTCTAAATGGCCGGCCCAACCCTTAAGGCGGGTTAGGCCGCCTAGTGctcccaatttaataaggtttccaattaaaaaaaaattaatacaaaaattttaagCCATTATTACCAtccatattctttaattaaagctcctaatcatggtaaataaataatttaaaaaggaCCTTCGATTTAATAAGGAATAGGATCATTTCCAGTTCAtattggattggagaatatccagttaatagCCGAGAGATCCTGAGGACATAAACAAGACATCtgtccaattaataaaaataattaaaaaataaaattataaaaaaactaaggggtggctggaccacctcAGTTGGATCACTCCACTTAAAAGTTTCacctaaggccccaaaatataTTGAGCTGGCTCTGAGTGCCCCTATCTCATAATTCGGATCTAGACCCTATCCCGATCCCACCAATCAgcaattttttaattcttcatgtCCATTTTACATTGGCTAACATGACGTATTTTAAGTGGTTTGAGAAAAGCTATTACATGTCACGTCAATTGATGTGAAATGAGTATGAAAAATGCTATTGCTTTTTTTCATGTGATCTGAATCATGTGAGAGTTTTAGGGTCGTAGGATCATACTATGTGATTCATAGTTTTAACAATCATGCGTGTATTATGGCCTGTCTGTTGTGACGATGCGTCTATGTAAGTTACGCAACCAATTGTTGTATGCATGTATAAGATTTGAAATAGAAGGAACACATGTTCCAATCGTAACAAGTCTAGTTTCAAATGAAATTATACTGGAACCGAATTtgacatatatgtatatatatacacaaacacATATACTAAGCAAtacagaaagaagaaaatatactAATAGATACAAAAAGTAAGGCATCATTTTTGTACTTAACAACCATCACTAGACACTATCAAGGATATAATTTTCTATAAGAAATCACCATtagctttgttttgtttgtttgtttttttttttttcttggttttttctcctatccaatgtatccatgacCAAATCATCTTGTGTTTGAGGATGGGAGCTTtacttttggttttgaaaattcagcCTTAACAATATAAAACGAGAGTGTTGTTTCATTAAAAAACTTGGGTAGAAGAGCAATTCTTCATGTGGAAACCTCACTTGAAAGAACTAAcgagtttaaatttttaattttatatacaGTGAACATCTACAAGCGGGGATAGCTCAGTTGGGAGAGCGTCAGACTGAAGATCTGAAGGTCGCGTGTTCGATCCACGCTCACCGCATTATCAGTTTTTCATCATCCACGTGTTTTGTGGATACTCAAAAGTAAACCCCACATTGGGCCGAGCGACTCCGGCCTTTCCATTCTTTGAAGCCCATATGCGGTTCTTTccattgttttattgttttattataattcaAGACAAATTGAGGCTTCTCTTTGATTCCAACTGTAAATCAAATTCTGAAAATTGTTATATATTGTCTGTTGCCTCAATCAAGGCTATTCTAGATCACTTTAAATTCCATTCTATttctaatttattaatttatttggttCACATGCATGGAATCAAGTGGTGCATACTGCATACTTCCACACAAGTGAATGTACATTTATCTtctaagagtctgtttggaattgtatttgataaataaaatttttaagtcaaaaaatatttttttggcaaaaacttcattttttgcGAAAGgtgcttatttgtcatttttagattttttgaactcttaaaagcgtttttaattttttttttttttatcaaattagtacttttttagtgttaaacgcacttttagatccctcaaacgcaatcccaaacaggccctaaagCAAATAAGGATGATTGTGAATTCTCACAAGCAGACTTGGGGGAAATATGATTATTTTGAAGGGTACCAATTAAAGCCTCATCCTCATGATATTTGAAGGTGAATTTTGATGCGGTTGTTTATGTTGGAGacattttgcttttgtttaggtttgcgatttaaaaatatgcaatttaaaaagtgatttttaaaaataccattAAACGTTTGACAAAATCGcgatttagcctttaaaattttcCGTTTTCAAAAATGCAATCTCGAACAATTTTTCTTatgtgatttaatttaaaatcacattttttatctataaaatcgTAATGCGAAACCCACTCTTAATCTGGCTCAAGTTCCTTCTTGAAAAGCAGTGAAAGTTTCAAGACAAACCAACTAGTAGCTATCACCGATTTGGTGTTcaataataagaataaataatCTAAATGATCTtaacaaaaatcaataatcaaaaCAAACGGTGAAATAAATTAGTGTCACCCAATCCAAAAGTCATTATACGTAACCATTGatcaaaaatcacaatttttgatCAATGGTTATTAATGTAAAACTCTTACTTCCCGCCTTTTGAACATTAACCTTATACGTAACCATTGATCAAACATCACATCTTAGACATCTATCatcttttgttaaattatcgTTTCTCAATTCTCTCAAAACTTTAAGACgataagaaattataaatttaataatttagtcaATATTATAACAATTTCTTTTGTGTGTGGACTTAAATTCTCCCTTAATAAGTGATGTCTAACCGGTGAAacatttaatttgaattaaaaataaattacaaaaacataGTTTAAATTCAAAATCTCTGCTTTAATACTATGTTCGTTCCAAAAGGTAAAAGCTTAAACCgataaaacataataataaatttaattattgaattaatatattaaccgttcttaattatttattacttACTATTTTTCCAAAAAGCTACATAATGTGCTTCCCAAGTGCAGAGAGTACGAAGCACAAATTCCTTGTAGCTAGAGCCCACAAGAATACCTATGTAGATGAGATATGCGATATACGCACACAGCATACAGTAACCTAAATGACAAAAGGAAAACTAACGAAGCGCACGCGTCCCACATCGAAAAGTTACGAAATAGGAAAGCTATTTATATAGCGCCATTCTTGCTTGAAAGGGTACGACCTTACTTGAACAGGATCTGTTCTATAGGCTCGTACCTCTGTATCCTTGAGTTCTAAGGAGACAGGAACCTAAATCTGGTTGATGAACCATGGCCGTGCGATCAGAGCGTGAGTGACAGTGTCGTGGTCTGTGGGCCATTGATGCAGTAGAGGATCGTTCTCAGCCATCAGTGGCTGGGATGGTCGTACAGCTGTCTGACAgatttccaatttttttgttttctgttatttttttttcaa
Coding sequences within it:
- the LOC132170949 gene encoding proteasome subunit alpha type-4 — protein: MSRRYDSRTTIFSPEGRLYQVEYAMEAIGNAGTAIGILSKDGVVLVGEKKVTSKLLQTSTSTEKMYKIDDHVACAVAGIMSDANILINTARVQAQRYTFAYQEPMPVEQLVQSLCDTKQGYTQFGGLRPFGVSFLFAGWDKNFGFQLYMSDPSGNYGGWKAAAIGANNQAAQSMLKQDYKDEITREEAVELALKVLSKTMDSTSLTSDKLELAEVFVLPSGKVKYQVCPPESLSKLLVKLGMTQPAAAEI